The Pyrococcus kukulkanii genome contains a region encoding:
- the mobA gene encoding molybdenum cofactor guanylyltransferase, with product MLGVIFAVKLRRADNYLIPINDEPMVKMIEERLRQAKRIEDVVTLVKKGQEKKYSLHVSNVKPVKGKSIIDTLLEGLPPGGDIFLIKGNKPLVMPFLVNYMTSLYLEELLDALIPKWRNGDPEIFHAVYNARALRNALEGMKAEGERDIRKLPEYIDAEFLDIEGLIGKNEKVWWSFFSVKTSEDLRKVLLSGLV from the coding sequence ATGCTTGGTGTAATATTTGCCGTAAAGTTGAGAAGAGCTGACAACTATCTTATCCCAATAAATGACGAGCCAATGGTCAAGATGATAGAAGAGAGGTTAAGGCAGGCAAAAAGAATAGAAGATGTCGTTACACTTGTCAAAAAAGGACAAGAAAAGAAATATTCATTACACGTTAGTAACGTTAAGCCCGTGAAAGGAAAAAGCATCATCGATACGTTGCTCGAAGGTTTGCCACCTGGAGGGGATATTTTCCTCATTAAGGGAAACAAACCTCTAGTGATGCCGTTCTTAGTTAATTATATGACATCATTATACTTGGAGGAACTCCTTGATGCCCTAATACCAAAATGGAGAAATGGGGATCCAGAGATATTTCACGCGGTTTACAATGCAAGGGCACTAAGAAACGCCCTAGAGGGTATGAAGGCCGAAGGGGAAAGAGATATAAGAAAGCTACCAGAATACATAGACGCAGAATTCCTTGACATTGAGGGGCTTATAGGCAAAAATGAAAAGGTATGGTGGAGCTTTTTTAGCGTTAAAACGTCGGAAGACCTTAGGAAAGTTCTGCTTAGCGGACTTGTATAA
- a CDS encoding DUF835 domain-containing protein — MEIVHLGYFVRDLLVMATTLTAAVIILMLRRRARATLRYRPFALASFSGFISFLLITIAQIIGALINTTVLYAEKDYWQAIRSVMLTIAAFLLLFSVMMFYLPFGSGKYMVLKVVTEPTIEAWGGYWCRKEECYAAFKKLLEMRLPGIAITRDPPNIFREKLGLKLTPVIWISKVQHEDAVSPTRLEYLTQRLADFLKSVDVDKVILIDCVDYLILENGEDAVFKFITTLKDFATLNRGILIVSIEKEALSEKAYNFLTSELEPLEKLRMKAREES; from the coding sequence ATGGAAATTGTTCACCTGGGCTATTTTGTTAGAGACCTACTAGTTATGGCAACAACTTTAACAGCGGCAGTAATAATCCTCATGCTGAGACGAAGGGCTAGGGCTACTCTCCGGTACAGGCCTTTTGCACTAGCATCCTTTTCAGGATTCATAAGCTTCCTCTTGATAACCATAGCTCAAATAATTGGAGCCTTGATAAACACCACAGTCTTGTATGCTGAGAAAGACTACTGGCAGGCCATAAGGTCAGTCATGCTAACAATAGCAGCGTTCCTCCTTCTTTTCTCAGTCATGATGTTCTACCTTCCCTTTGGAAGTGGAAAGTATATGGTTCTCAAGGTGGTTACAGAGCCAACGATAGAGGCATGGGGAGGCTACTGGTGCAGGAAGGAGGAATGTTATGCAGCATTTAAGAAGCTCTTAGAAATGAGACTCCCAGGGATAGCAATAACCCGAGATCCCCCAAATATATTCAGGGAAAAACTTGGACTAAAGCTAACCCCCGTTATCTGGATATCGAAGGTACAGCATGAAGATGCGGTAAGCCCCACAAGGTTAGAGTACCTAACTCAGAGATTGGCGGACTTTTTGAAGAGTGTTGATGTGGATAAGGTTATTTTAATAGATTGTGTGGACTACTTAATATTAGAAAACGGAGAAGATGCCGTGTTTAAGTTCATAACTACATTAAAGGACTTCGCAACCCTTAACAGGGGGATATTGATAGTGAGCATTGAAAAGGAGGCTCTATCAGAGAAAGCTTACAACTTCCTAACATCCGAGCTCGAACCCCTAGAGAAGCTAAGGATGAAGGCTAGGGAAGAAAGCTAA
- a CDS encoding endonuclease dU, whose product MIRKVKREIRVIGFDDGTFKFKARGAKVILVGVIMKGSSDILGVVTRWITIDGLDVTDAMIDAILSSRFKDVRVILLKGVTYAGFNIVDVSKLFEATGLPVIVVIRKRPNFKAIEEALRKHFPDYSVRLSLLRKGGLIRELIPGRLYYQAIGLSDETAREIISVTRRNSMIPEALRIAHMIASAVMTGESKKE is encoded by the coding sequence ATGATAAGGAAGGTCAAGAGGGAGATAAGGGTCATTGGATTTGACGATGGGACTTTTAAATTTAAGGCTAGGGGAGCGAAGGTTATATTGGTTGGCGTGATTATGAAGGGCTCTTCTGATATTCTTGGGGTTGTTACAAGGTGGATAACTATAGATGGTCTCGACGTTACTGATGCAATGATAGATGCTATCCTATCCTCAAGATTCAAGGATGTAAGAGTTATACTCCTTAAAGGGGTCACATACGCTGGTTTTAATATTGTGGATGTTTCTAAGTTATTTGAGGCTACGGGACTACCTGTAATCGTTGTTATAAGGAAAAGACCAAACTTTAAGGCTATTGAGGAGGCTTTAAGAAAACACTTCCCTGATTACTCAGTTAGGTTATCCCTACTGAGGAAAGGTGGGTTAATAAGGGAACTGATCCCAGGGAGGCTGTATTACCAGGCTATAGGTCTTAGCGATGAGACTGCTAGAGAAATAATTTCAGTAACGAGAAGGAATTCCATGATTCCTGAGGCTTTGAGAATAGCCCACATGATAGCTTCGGCCGTCATGACTGGCGAGAGTAAGAAGGAGTAA
- a CDS encoding DmpA family aminopeptidase translates to MKAHELGIEIGVFKKGKRDSIADVKGVKVGHVTLIKGKGKLIPGKGPVRTGVTAILPHEGNIYKEKVLAGAFVMNGYSKPVGLIQLWELGVIETPIILTNTLSIGTAIDGLLDYVLRENGDIGVKTGSVNPLVLECNDSYLNDIRGRHVKREHVVEAIKNASEDFEEGAVGAGTGMSAFEFKGGIGSASRVVEIEGRRYTVGALVLSNFGRREDLTIAGVPVGIELKDWPGKGGEGKGSIIMVVATDAPLTSRQLNRLAKRATVGLARTGGYAYNGSGDIAVAFSTANKIKHYGKETLEVKALPDSVLSPLFKATAEAVEEAIVNSLLNARTMDGRDNHVRYELPKDKLIEIMRKYGRI, encoded by the coding sequence ATGAAAGCCCATGAGTTAGGAATCGAGATAGGTGTCTTCAAGAAGGGCAAGAGGGACTCAATAGCGGACGTAAAAGGAGTCAAAGTAGGCCATGTGACCTTGATAAAGGGAAAAGGAAAGCTGATTCCTGGGAAAGGGCCAGTAAGAACTGGGGTCACGGCAATACTTCCCCATGAAGGAAATATATACAAGGAGAAGGTTCTAGCCGGAGCTTTCGTTATGAACGGCTACTCCAAGCCAGTAGGGTTAATACAGCTCTGGGAGCTTGGGGTCATAGAAACCCCGATAATATTAACGAACACCCTCAGCATAGGAACGGCCATTGATGGCTTGCTTGACTACGTTTTGAGGGAGAACGGTGACATCGGCGTGAAAACTGGATCCGTGAATCCCCTCGTTCTGGAGTGTAACGATTCTTACCTTAACGACATACGAGGAAGGCACGTGAAGAGAGAGCACGTTGTCGAGGCCATCAAGAACGCCAGCGAGGATTTTGAAGAGGGAGCAGTTGGAGCTGGAACGGGAATGAGCGCCTTCGAGTTTAAGGGAGGTATAGGGTCAGCATCAAGGGTGGTAGAGATAGAGGGAAGGAGGTACACGGTTGGAGCATTAGTCCTCAGCAACTTTGGAAGAAGGGAGGATTTAACGATAGCGGGAGTGCCCGTAGGTATTGAGTTAAAGGACTGGCCAGGGAAGGGAGGAGAAGGGAAAGGAAGTATAATAATGGTTGTAGCTACTGATGCACCCTTAACCTCAAGACAACTGAACAGACTGGCCAAGAGGGCAACAGTAGGATTGGCGAGAACTGGAGGTTATGCGTACAACGGGAGTGGAGACATAGCTGTTGCTTTCTCGACTGCAAACAAGATCAAGCACTACGGAAAGGAGACCCTAGAGGTTAAAGCGCTACCTGATTCAGTTCTTTCGCCCCTGTTTAAGGCAACGGCAGAAGCCGTAGAGGAGGCCATAGTCAATTCCTTGCTGAACGCGAGGACGATGGATGGGAGGGACAACCACGTGAGGTATGAACTCCCAAAGGACAAGCTTATAGAGATAATGAGGAAGTATGGTAGGATTTAA
- a CDS encoding carboxylate/amino acid/amine transporter — MRGYVLVFLAATMWGTLGIFAKFLYEYNLSTYTIVFYRVLFAVIFLFIYLRARGIKPLIPKSKLKFYIAYGFFSIFLFYALYFYTVKISSVSFAVLMLYTAPAYSVILGKLIFKEEITPTKLLAVALVIIGVLMLNSSSMKFSTLAIVTGLASGLTYSLYGVFSKIAVREEPPEKVLFNVLLIGMIFLLPLTDFRVPIRAVPYLIALAFFPTFLGYILYNTALKTVEISKASVIATIEPVVAMTLAFIIFGEHLTSLQIMGAGLIISGAVLVQITPSYSRQS, encoded by the coding sequence ATGAGAGGATACGTCCTTGTTTTCCTTGCCGCTACAATGTGGGGAACTTTGGGAATATTTGCAAAGTTCCTGTATGAGTATAACCTCTCAACGTACACGATAGTGTTTTATAGGGTTCTATTCGCGGTGATATTCCTCTTCATCTATCTAAGGGCAAGAGGGATTAAACCCCTAATCCCTAAGAGTAAGCTGAAATTTTATATCGCTTATGGGTTTTTCAGCATATTCTTGTTTTATGCTCTCTATTTTTACACGGTCAAAATATCTTCAGTGTCCTTCGCAGTTCTAATGCTATACACTGCACCCGCATATTCCGTAATACTTGGAAAGTTAATATTCAAGGAGGAAATTACGCCAACAAAGCTGCTTGCAGTTGCCCTCGTAATAATTGGAGTACTCATGTTAAATTCAAGTTCAATGAAGTTCTCGACCCTGGCCATTGTAACGGGACTTGCAAGTGGGCTTACGTACTCTCTCTATGGAGTTTTTTCAAAGATTGCTGTAAGAGAAGAGCCACCTGAAAAAGTCCTATTTAATGTTCTCCTTATTGGGATGATATTCTTGCTTCCACTTACAGACTTTAGGGTTCCAATAAGGGCAGTCCCATATTTAATAGCACTAGCGTTCTTCCCAACATTCTTGGGATATATACTCTACAACACAGCCCTTAAAACGGTAGAAATAAGCAAGGCCTCCGTAATTGCAACGATAGAACCTGTAGTTGCAATGACCCTAGCGTTCATAATATTTGGAGAGCACCTCACATCACTACAGATCATGGGGGCAGGATTAATAATCAGCGGAGCTGTCCTGGTTCAAATTACTCCTTCTTACTCTCGCCAGTCATGA
- a CDS encoding TIGR00288 family NYN domain-containing protein — translation MARWERIVEGVKSIALIKSKIITRGKRIALLVDGPNILRKDLGIHLEDIVEALSKLGNIRVAKVILNQYAPQSLIEAVSNQGFEPVIVAGEIGVKLAVEAMREVYNPNIDMIALATRNTEFVPIILKAKEKGKETAIIGVEPGLSSALKHAADYVIILTPRGEGVEECYSEDTEEGRRGRRENDRIDHRWSQHPKEGVRDKA, via the coding sequence ATGGCAAGATGGGAGAGGATCGTTGAAGGAGTTAAGAGTATAGCTTTGATAAAAAGTAAGATAATAACTAGGGGAAAAAGGATAGCACTTCTCGTTGATGGTCCAAATATTTTGAGGAAAGACCTCGGGATTCATCTTGAGGATATAGTTGAAGCCTTGAGCAAACTTGGAAACATTAGAGTTGCTAAGGTAATATTAAATCAGTACGCACCCCAAAGCTTAATTGAAGCAGTATCAAATCAGGGGTTTGAACCCGTAATAGTGGCTGGAGAAATAGGAGTGAAGCTGGCAGTTGAGGCCATGAGGGAAGTCTACAATCCAAACATAGACATGATTGCCCTAGCAACGAGGAATACCGAGTTCGTCCCAATAATCCTCAAGGCCAAGGAAAAGGGAAAAGAAACAGCGATTATAGGAGTTGAGCCCGGATTAAGCTCAGCGCTCAAGCACGCCGCTGACTATGTAATAATCCTTACGCCAAGGGGTGAGGGCGTTGAGGAATGTTATAGCGAAGATACTGAAGAGGGAAGAAGAGGAAGGAGAGAAAACGATAGGATTGATCATCGATGGTCCCAACATCCTAAGGAAGGAGTTCGGGATAAAGCTTGA
- the cobO gene encoding cob(I)yrinic acid a,c-diamide adenosyltransferase, whose amino-acid sequence MWREKLGLVHIYTGNGKGKTTAAIGLAVRMLGSGGRVIVVQFMKAPKVYGEYHMAERCGFVIESYGLPKFVHGKPEQDDIEAAKRALDRAKEVVKSGEWDLVILDEICVALGFGMISIDEVKELIRSKAPNTELVLTGRYCPEELYELADYVTEMREIKHPYQRGILARRGVEY is encoded by the coding sequence ATGTGGAGGGAAAAGCTTGGTCTAGTCCACATATACACTGGAAACGGGAAGGGCAAGACGACAGCTGCTATAGGACTAGCAGTTAGAATGCTTGGTTCCGGCGGTAGGGTGATTGTGGTACAGTTCATGAAGGCTCCCAAGGTCTACGGGGAATACCACATGGCCGAGAGATGTGGCTTTGTTATAGAGTCTTACGGCCTTCCAAAGTTCGTCCATGGAAAGCCCGAGCAGGATGATATAGAGGCCGCAAAGAGGGCCCTTGATAGGGCTAAAGAGGTAGTTAAGAGCGGAGAGTGGGATCTCGTGATCTTGGACGAGATATGCGTTGCCCTTGGCTTTGGAATGATAAGCATTGACGAGGTTAAGGAGCTCATAAGGAGCAAGGCCCCAAATACTGAGCTTGTTCTCACGGGCAGGTACTGTCCAGAGGAACTATATGAGCTAGCTGACTACGTTACGGAGATGAGGGAGATAAAGCATCCCTACCAGAGGGGAATTCTCGCTAGAAGAGGTGTTGAGTACTAG
- a CDS encoding TIGR00288 family NYN domain-containing protein, which translates to MRNVIAKILKREEEEGEKTIGLIIDGPNILRKEFGIKLEDIKAALEKIGKIRVAKVVLNQYAPQGLIEAVVNQGFEPIIVAGDTDVRVAIEAMELIYNADIDVLALATRDADFLPLISEAKRRGKETIIIGIEPGFSVALQNAADYIIKMERKGED; encoded by the coding sequence TTGAGGAATGTTATAGCGAAGATACTGAAGAGGGAAGAAGAGGAAGGAGAGAAAACGATAGGATTGATCATCGATGGTCCCAACATCCTAAGGAAGGAGTTCGGGATAAAGCTTGAGGACATAAAGGCCGCTCTAGAGAAGATAGGAAAGATAAGGGTAGCCAAAGTCGTCCTCAATCAGTACGCACCCCAGGGACTAATTGAAGCCGTGGTCAACCAAGGATTCGAGCCTATAATAGTGGCCGGAGACACAGATGTAAGGGTTGCAATAGAGGCCATGGAGCTGATATACAACGCAGATATAGATGTCCTCGCCCTGGCCACGAGGGATGCAGACTTTCTCCCCCTCATAAGTGAAGCCAAGAGAAGAGGAAAGGAGACAATTATAATTGGAATTGAACCCGGCTTTTCTGTGGCACTTCAAAATGCCGCTGACTACATAATTAAGATGGAGAGGAAAGGAGAGGACTAG
- a CDS encoding glycogen/starch synthase → MKVLLLGFEYLPIKVGGLAEALTYISRALASLGHEVIVFTPSHGKFQGEVVGSVRAFGERVDIKAHLEENENLRIYRIGGGLLDSTDVYGPGWDGLLRKSVLFGKASVILLNELLKREKLPGVVHFHDWHTVFAGALIKKYFKIPAIFTIHRLNKAKIPAYYFHEANLSELAPYPDLDPEHTGGYIADMVTTVSRGYLLDEWGFFRNFDGKVTYVFNGIDCSFWSEKFLEGSRDERREKILSKFGMEDGITFMFIGRFDRGQKGVDVLLRAIEILSSREEFKGMRFIIVGKGDPELEDWARKLANSHGNIVVLTQMLSREFVRELYGSVDFVVIPSYFEPFGLVQLEAMCLGAVPIASSVGGLRDTIISLDREPHTATGLLVPPGDPWALANAMVKMFNIAKNNPGLLGELRENCKRRARSFSWEKAAERYIRVYKGDVDRFFDFAL, encoded by the coding sequence ATGAAAGTGTTACTTCTAGGCTTTGAGTACCTCCCCATAAAGGTTGGTGGACTTGCCGAGGCTCTAACCTATATATCAAGGGCACTTGCGAGCTTAGGTCATGAAGTGATAGTCTTTACCCCTTCCCACGGAAAGTTTCAGGGTGAAGTCGTTGGGAGCGTGAGGGCATTTGGAGAGAGAGTTGACATTAAGGCTCACTTAGAGGAGAATGAGAATCTTAGGATTTATAGAATCGGTGGAGGGCTTCTTGACTCAACAGATGTATACGGCCCAGGGTGGGATGGTTTACTCAGGAAGTCCGTGCTTTTTGGAAAGGCAAGTGTTATCTTACTAAATGAGCTATTAAAAAGGGAGAAATTGCCCGGGGTAGTTCACTTCCATGATTGGCATACTGTCTTTGCTGGAGCCTTGATAAAGAAATACTTCAAGATTCCGGCCATTTTCACTATCCATAGGCTTAATAAAGCTAAGATACCAGCTTATTACTTCCATGAGGCCAATTTATCAGAACTAGCCCCCTATCCTGACCTAGACCCTGAGCATACTGGAGGCTATATTGCGGACATGGTAACGACCGTCAGTAGGGGATATCTCCTTGATGAATGGGGCTTTTTTAGGAATTTTGATGGCAAAGTAACTTATGTTTTCAATGGAATAGATTGTAGCTTTTGGAGTGAGAAATTCCTAGAGGGGTCAAGGGATGAAAGACGTGAGAAAATATTGTCAAAATTTGGAATGGAGGATGGAATAACGTTCATGTTTATAGGGAGGTTCGATAGGGGGCAGAAGGGAGTGGATGTATTGTTAAGGGCGATAGAAATTCTTTCCTCAAGGGAGGAATTCAAAGGCATGAGGTTTATAATTGTGGGAAAAGGTGACCCTGAGCTCGAAGATTGGGCCAGAAAACTAGCTAACTCGCATGGGAACATAGTGGTTTTGACTCAAATGCTCTCAAGGGAATTCGTTAGGGAGCTCTATGGTTCCGTTGATTTCGTGGTCATACCTTCGTATTTCGAGCCCTTTGGCCTCGTTCAGTTAGAGGCGATGTGTCTCGGTGCTGTACCTATAGCATCTTCTGTTGGAGGCTTAAGGGATACGATAATAAGCCTCGACAGGGAACCTCATACGGCCACCGGCCTGCTAGTTCCGCCGGGCGATCCCTGGGCATTAGCCAATGCAATGGTGAAGATGTTCAACATAGCTAAGAATAACCCAGGATTGCTTGGGGAGCTCAGGGAGAACTGTAAGAGAAGAGCGAGAAGCTTTTCCTGGGAAAAAGCTGCAGAGAGATATATAAGGGTCTATAAAGGGGACGTAGACAGATTTTTTGACTTTGCCCTGTGA
- a CDS encoding DUF4152 family protein has protein sequence MRIVAADTGGAVLDDTFQPLGLIATVAVLVEKPYKTASEVMVRFANPYDYDLSGRQAIKDEMELAIELAKKVKPDVIHLDSTLGGIEVRKLDEPTIDALGISDRGKEVWKDLSKELQPLARRFWEETGIEIVAIGKSSVPIRIAEIYSGIYSAIWALKEAQEKGHVLVGLPRYMEVSIEGNKVIGKSLDPREYGLFGVVEFEPPEGLRWEVYPNPLVRRFLIFEVTSKH, from the coding sequence ATGAGAATCGTAGCTGCTGATACTGGAGGAGCAGTACTTGATGATACTTTCCAGCCCTTAGGATTAATAGCGACGGTGGCAGTTCTCGTTGAAAAGCCGTATAAAACCGCAAGTGAAGTTATGGTTCGTTTTGCGAACCCCTATGATTACGATCTTAGTGGAAGACAGGCAATTAAGGATGAGATGGAGTTGGCAATAGAGCTCGCTAAGAAAGTTAAACCTGATGTTATCCATTTAGACTCCACATTGGGTGGAATAGAAGTTAGGAAGCTTGATGAGCCGACAATAGATGCCCTTGGAATATCCGATAGGGGCAAAGAAGTCTGGAAAGATCTTTCAAAGGAACTTCAGCCCTTAGCTAGAAGGTTCTGGGAGGAAACTGGAATAGAGATAGTGGCAATAGGGAAAAGTAGCGTTCCTATAAGGATAGCAGAGATATATTCTGGAATATACTCGGCTATATGGGCTCTTAAAGAGGCTCAGGAGAAAGGTCACGTGCTTGTAGGCCTCCCACGGTATATGGAGGTTAGTATAGAGGGGAATAAAGTGATAGGGAAAAGTCTAGATCCCAGGGAGTACGGCCTTTTTGGGGTAGTTGAGTTCGAACCTCCAGAGGGCTTAAGATGGGAAGTGTATCCAAATCCCTTGGTTAGAAGGTTTCTTATATTCGAAGTTACATCTAAACATTGA